A window of the Juglans microcarpa x Juglans regia isolate MS1-56 chromosome 5D, Jm3101_v1.0, whole genome shotgun sequence genome harbors these coding sequences:
- the LOC121266319 gene encoding clathrin light chain 2-like yields the protein MSSFDAYGIDGEEMNVNSSDRHFVDDDEENFTGGGYGSGSYSSFPAATGDFSGGFPADGDIAVDHASDSPVIFGFDDPNVSYSQSPFDQIHAENGNGYGVGENGADDDVFVSDGPVLPPPTEMEPEEGFALREWRRQNAIQLEEKEKREKEMRIQIIIEAEEYMQAFYEKRKVNVETNKANNREREKLSLANQEKFHKEADKQYWKAIADLIPYEVPNIEKKRGKKDQDKKPSITVVQGPKPGKPTDLSRMRQILVKLKHTPPPHMVTPPPAPAKDGKDGKGGKDAKNEKDAASNASGSAAGEPALPTKDANSNSTSHDSKQVIANAEEPSAA from the exons ATGTCTTCCTTCGACGCGTACGGCATCGATGGTGAGGAGATGAACGTGAACTCTTCTGATCGTCATTTCGTTGACGACGACGAGGAGAACTTCACTGGCGGCGGTTACGGATCCGGATCCTACTCCAGCTTCCCAGCTGCCACAGGAGACTTCTCCGGAGGGTTCCCTGCGGACGGTGACATCGCCGTCGACCACGCCTCTGACTCTCCGGTGATCTTTGGATTTGATGATCCAAACGTTAGCTACTCCCAGTCTCCGTTCGATCAGATCCATGCGGAGAACGGAAATGGTTACGGTGTAGGTGAAAACGGCGCTGATGACGACGTTTTTGTCTCGGATGGGCCCGTGCTCCCACCGCCTACTGAGATGGAGCCCGAGGAAGGGTTTGCTCTTCGTGAATGGAGGCG TCAAAATGCCATTCAGCttgaggagaaggagaagagggagaaagaaatgagaatcCAGATTATCATAGAGGCTGAGGAGTATATGCAAGCTTTTTATGAGAAAAGGAAGGTCAATGTTGAGACTAACAAGGCTAACAACAGAGAAAGGGAGAAG TTATCCTTGGCTAATCAAGAGAAGTTTCATAAAGAGGCAGACAAACAGTACTGGAAAGCAATAGCGGATCTCATTCCTTATGAGGTCCCTAACATTGAGAAGAAGAGAGGTAAGAAAGATCAGGACAAGAAGCCCTCAATCACAGTTGTTCAGGGCCCAAAGCCTGGGAAACCCACTGATCTTTCCAGGATGCGCCAAATACTGGTGAAGCTAAAGCACACTCCTCCTCCCCACATGGTTACCCCTCCACCTGCTCCTGCTAAGGATGGAAAAGACGGGAAGGGAGGAAAAGAtgccaaaaatgaaaaagatgcgGCATCAAATGCAAGTGGATCTGCAGCAGGAGAGCCCGCTTTGCCGACCAAAGATGCCAACTCTAACAGTACTTCACACGATTCCAAACAAGTTATTGCTAACGCTGAGGAACCGTCTGCAGCATAG
- the LOC121266318 gene encoding cold-responsive protein kinase 1-like → MSCSCFGVSKVRRIERSAHHEIVENLHVNIKYFRYNELRLATDNFHPSNKLGRGGFGTVYKGTLKHGIEVAVKTLSAQSKQGLHEFLTEINTISNVRHPNLVELVGCCVEGSNRILVYEYAENNNLDRALLGSNSSKINLNWEKRSAICLGTARGLAFLHEELVPHIVHRDIKASNILLEKDFNPKIGDFGLAKLFPDDITHISTRIAGTTGYLAPEYALGGRLTMKADVYSFGVLILEIVSGRSSAKENWGGTEKVLLEWAWQLYEEERLLQIVDPDMQEFPKEEVIRYMKVAFFCTQAAASRRPLMSQVVDMLSRNIRLNEKQLTAPGLFTDSGASSSKKESSSESTSYRMSSVPVTITQVTPR, encoded by the exons ATGAGTTGTAGCTGCTTTGGGGTCTCAAAAGTCAGGCGGATAGAGAGATCTGCTCATCACGAAATAGTAG AGAACTTGCATGTGAATATTAAATATTTCCGCTACAATGAATTAAGATTGGCGACAGATAATTTTCATCCAAGCAATAAGTTAGGCCGAGGGGGTTTTGGAACCGTTTACAAG GGAACCCTAAAACATGGAATAGAAGTTGCTGTGAAGACACTTTCTGCCCAGTCGAAGCAGGGATTACATGAATTTTTGACGGAGATTAATACCATATCGAATGTCAGGCATCCAAACCTTGTTGAGTTGGTAGGCTGCTGTGTTGAAGGATCCAACCGAATTTTGGTCTATGAATATGCAGAAAATAACAACCTCGATCGTGCATTATTAG GTTCAAATAGTTCGAAGATCAACTTGAATTGGGAGAAAAGATCTGCTATTTGCCTGGGCACTGCTAGGGGTCTTGCATTTCTTCATGAAGAACTTGTACCACATATTGTTCATAGAGACATTAAAGCTAGTAACATACTTCTCGAGAAAGATTTTAACCCGAAAATTGGAGACTTCGGGCTGGCTAAACTTTTCCCAGATGACATCACTCACATAAGCACAAGAATTGCGGGAACAAC TGGTTATTTAGCACCAGAGTATGCCTTAGGGGGTCGTTTAACTATGAAAGCTGATGTTTACAGTTTTGGAGTTCTTATACTTGAAATTGTTAGCGGCAGAAGCAGTGCAAAGGAAAACTGGGGAGGGACGGAGAAAGTTCTCTTGGAATGG GCGTGGCAGCTCTACGAGGAAGAGAGACTTTTGCAGATTGTGGATCCAGATATGCAAGAATTTCCCAAGGAAGAAGTCATTAGATACATGAAGGTAGCCTTTTTCTGCACCCAAGCAGCAGCAAGCCGAAGGCCACTGATGAGCCAGGTAGTTGACATGCTTTCGAGGAACATCCGGCTCAACGAGAAACAACTTACTGCCCCTGGCCTTTTCACAGATTCGGGGGCATCTTCCTCCAAAAAAGAGTCATCCTCCGAGAGCACCAGCTATCGGATGAGCTCAGTCCCAGTAACAATCACTCAAGTAACCCCTAGATGA